The Corynebacterium renale genome includes a region encoding these proteins:
- a CDS encoding PP2C family protein-serine/threonine phosphatase, with amino-acid sequence MALRFDYTTASDQGLVRGNNEDSAYAGPNLLALADGMGGHAAGEVASQLMITHLEVLDADPGDNDMLALLGAAADDANASIAAAVTDHPEREGMGTTLTAIMFNGKHLAICHVGDSRGYRLRDGKLEQITVDDTYVQSLVESGQLDPQDVSTHPKRSLILKAYTGMPVEPGLWTLDAQPGDRLLLCSDGLSDPVTHETIESTLAGGTPEEAAQRLIALALRSGGPDNITVVIADVVEDSAPHRELPTKPATSGALLGEQESTHPDTAAGRAAALRRQPQVIPPAPTEEDVPDDSDEEGETGSKAWKWVGIISLLVVLIAAIGGGWWAYTAGQDRYYVDVDTQDRIVVERGFDFSAFGRDLHSTYQYACIGKDGSLRMVESDAESCQYFSVKDVPPAVRGSITATPAGSYEDATAHLRTLADEALPVCVTREKAGADSGSKDLSDPGVNCREVK; translated from the coding sequence ATGGCTTTGCGTTTCGATTACACCACCGCCTCCGACCAGGGCTTAGTGCGCGGTAATAATGAGGATTCGGCCTACGCGGGCCCGAATCTTCTCGCGCTCGCGGATGGGATGGGTGGCCACGCCGCCGGCGAGGTGGCCTCCCAGCTCATGATCACGCACCTGGAGGTGTTGGACGCCGACCCAGGCGATAACGACATGCTCGCGCTCCTGGGCGCGGCTGCTGATGACGCGAATGCGTCGATTGCCGCGGCCGTAACGGACCACCCTGAGCGGGAGGGCATGGGCACCACGCTTACCGCGATTATGTTCAACGGGAAGCACCTGGCTATCTGCCACGTCGGCGATTCCCGCGGGTACCGCCTCCGCGACGGCAAGCTGGAGCAGATTACTGTCGACGACACCTACGTCCAGTCCCTCGTCGAGTCCGGGCAGTTGGACCCCCAGGACGTGTCCACGCACCCGAAGCGTTCCCTGATTTTGAAGGCGTACACGGGCATGCCCGTCGAACCCGGCCTCTGGACCCTAGACGCCCAGCCAGGTGACCGCCTCCTCTTGTGCTCGGATGGTCTTTCGGACCCGGTCACGCACGAGACTATCGAGTCCACCCTGGCCGGAGGCACCCCGGAGGAGGCCGCGCAGCGGCTAATCGCCCTGGCGTTGCGTTCGGGCGGGCCGGACAACATTACTGTGGTCATCGCGGACGTCGTGGAGGATTCCGCGCCGCACCGCGAGCTGCCCACGAAGCCGGCGACCTCGGGCGCACTGCTCGGGGAGCAGGAGTCCACGCACCCGGACACCGCCGCCGGGCGCGCCGCAGCTTTGCGACGCCAACCCCAGGTCATTCCACCCGCCCCCACCGAAGAGGACGTGCCCGACGACTCCGACGAGGAGGGCGAAACAGGTTCGAAGGCATGGAAATGGGTCGGAATTATTAGCCTGCTCGTAGTCCTTATCGCCGCGATTGGTGGCGGCTGGTGGGCTTATACCGCTGGCCAAGATAGGTATTACGTGGACGTCGATACGCAAGACCGGATCGTGGTCGAGCGCGGTTTCGATTTCTCCGCGTTCGGGCGTGACCTGCATTCGACGTACCAATACGCGTGCATCGGCAAGGATGGTTCCCTGCGGATGGTCGAAAGTGACGCCGAATCCTGCCAGTACTTCTCCGTGAAGGACGTGCCACCTGCCGTGCGCGGCTCGATTACCGCGACACCGGCCGGCAGCTACGAGGACGCCACCGCGCACCTGCGCACGCTTGCCGACGAAGCCCTGCCCGTCTGCGTCACCCGTGAAAAAGCGGGCGCGGACTCGGGCAGCAAGGATCTTTCGGATCCGGGCGTGAACTGCCGGGAGGTGAAGTAA
- a CDS encoding FtsW/RodA/SpoVE family cell cycle protein, with protein MSRIFGRKREMGLLIVAAIVVSLMLVSLELSQGNALTSDILWLIGGFILVFTIAHLALCFLAEHADQILLPVTALLNGIGLVIIYRIDIARDSSLANRQVMWTLVGVVLFCGVLAIVRDHRTLSRYSYVLGLAGLILLALPLVWPQPTESDARIWISIGPFSVQPGEFAKILLIIFFAQLLAMKRSLFTVAGYRFLKLDFPRLRDLAPILVVWAFAILIMAASNDFGPALLLFATVLGMMWLATNRASWLLIGGVLIAIGATAVYSVSTKIQTRVKNVFNPLDDYYGTGQQLSNSLFGLSWGGLTGTGLGEGYPLTIPIVWSDFILSAVGEELGLIGLSAVLLLFALFVTRGFKAATEVRDTYGKLLAGGLSLTLAIQVFVVVGGISALLPMTGLTTPFMSAGGSSLMANYILLALLIRISNSARKPAEVKSAPPVPQAELPAGNAGVASSDSPYATSLFPVFPGEPAPNEKGKA; from the coding sequence ATGTCGCGTATTTTTGGACGCAAGCGCGAGATGGGCTTGCTCATCGTGGCGGCCATCGTGGTGTCGCTGATGCTAGTCAGCCTGGAATTATCCCAGGGTAATGCGCTGACCTCGGACATCCTGTGGCTGATTGGCGGGTTCATCCTAGTCTTCACGATCGCGCACCTGGCGCTGTGTTTCTTGGCGGAGCACGCCGACCAGATCCTGCTGCCGGTGACGGCGCTGCTCAACGGCATCGGGCTGGTGATTATTTACCGCATCGACATTGCCCGCGACAGTAGCCTGGCTAACCGGCAGGTCATGTGGACGCTCGTTGGTGTGGTCCTCTTCTGCGGTGTGCTCGCTATTGTGCGTGACCACCGCACACTTTCGCGGTATTCGTACGTGCTGGGCCTAGCGGGGCTTATTCTGCTGGCCCTGCCCTTGGTGTGGCCGCAGCCCACCGAATCGGATGCGCGCATCTGGATCAGCATCGGCCCATTTTCGGTGCAGCCGGGTGAGTTCGCCAAGATCTTGCTCATCATCTTCTTCGCCCAACTCCTGGCAATGAAGCGTTCCCTGTTTACCGTCGCCGGCTACCGATTCCTCAAACTGGATTTCCCGCGCCTGCGTGACCTGGCGCCCATCCTCGTGGTGTGGGCTTTCGCCATCTTGATCATGGCGGCATCCAACGACTTCGGGCCCGCACTCCTGCTATTCGCCACGGTGCTCGGCATGATGTGGTTGGCCACCAACCGGGCCTCCTGGCTGCTCATCGGTGGCGTGCTCATCGCGATCGGCGCCACCGCTGTGTACTCGGTCTCCACGAAGATTCAGACGCGCGTGAAGAACGTGTTCAACCCGCTCGACGACTATTACGGAACCGGCCAGCAGCTCTCCAACAGCCTCTTCGGCCTGTCGTGGGGCGGGCTCACCGGCACGGGCCTAGGCGAGGGTTATCCGCTGACCATCCCGATCGTGTGGTCGGACTTCATCTTGTCCGCCGTGGGCGAAGAACTGGGCCTGATTGGTTTGAGCGCTGTCCTCCTGCTCTTCGCACTGTTTGTGACCCGCGGTTTCAAGGCCGCCACCGAGGTCCGCGACACCTACGGCAAACTCCTGGCCGGCGGGCTTTCCCTGACGCTAGCAATTCAGGTGTTCGTGGTCGTCGGCGGTATTTCCGCCCTGCTGCCCATGACGGGCCTGACCACGCCGTTCATGTCGGCCGGTGGCTCCTCCCTCATGGCGAACTACATCCTGCTCGCCCTACTTATCCGGATCTCCAACTCCGCGCGTAAACCAGCCGAAGTCAAGAGCGCGCCCCCGGTCCCGCAGGCGGAACTTCCCGCAGGTAACGCGGGCGTGGCGTCGTCGGATAGCCCGTATGCGACCTCCCTGTTCCCGGTATTCCCCGGCGAACCGGCCCCGAATGAGAAAGGAAAGGCGTAA
- a CDS encoding penicillin-binding transpeptidase domain-containing protein, translated as MNRSIRLTAIFSLVLTAILLINLTVVQVFKQDEYAHNQLNSRNFFEIKSVPRGQITAGGMLLASSYKGEDDFYHRTYEANNPAYSNVVGYLSDQYGASGIEASYNAALSGQEGSTKQWFEQLTGGEAVGNNVELTLVPEIQQVAYDQLASAGYEGSVVALRPSTGEVLAMASTPGFDANAIVNPETAEATWNQLTNDPANPLLNHAAQDTLPPGSIFKIITTAAGLENNYTPDSQLTGAAEITLPGTTQTLTNYAGQACAGGGQVSLRTAFALSCNTAFVEMGLDIGADALRKAAEGFGVGQTYDLGLPMAPGALGDVADQGALGQSSIGQRDVTMSALQAAVMAATVANDGKRMEPHVVSKITAPDLTTIRTNDAKEAAQAVSPEIAATLTDLMRDSERNTYGYRGDDIASKTGTAEHGDGSVGPHTWYVAFTPSEGADVAVAVVVKNGGHQGNSATGGSVASPIGRAVIDAARAALN; from the coding sequence ATGAACCGATCAATACGGCTGACCGCCATCTTTTCTCTAGTACTCACCGCGATCCTGCTGATTAACCTCACCGTCGTGCAGGTATTCAAGCAGGACGAATACGCGCACAACCAGCTCAATTCGCGCAACTTCTTTGAGATCAAGTCCGTCCCGCGCGGCCAGATCACCGCCGGCGGCATGCTGCTGGCCAGCTCCTACAAAGGCGAGGACGATTTCTACCACCGCACCTACGAAGCCAACAACCCGGCGTACAGCAACGTGGTGGGCTACCTCTCCGACCAGTACGGTGCCTCCGGCATCGAGGCCTCCTATAACGCGGCGCTCTCCGGGCAGGAAGGTTCCACCAAGCAGTGGTTCGAACAGCTCACCGGCGGCGAGGCCGTGGGCAACAACGTGGAACTGACCCTGGTTCCCGAAATCCAGCAGGTGGCGTACGACCAGCTGGCCTCCGCCGGCTATGAGGGTTCCGTGGTGGCGCTGCGCCCGTCGACAGGCGAGGTCCTCGCGATGGCATCAACCCCCGGCTTCGACGCGAATGCGATCGTCAACCCGGAGACCGCCGAGGCCACCTGGAACCAACTGACCAACGACCCCGCCAACCCGCTGCTCAACCACGCGGCGCAAGACACCTTGCCCCCGGGATCGATCTTCAAGATCATCACCACCGCCGCGGGCCTGGAGAACAACTACACCCCGGACTCCCAGCTGACCGGCGCCGCCGAGATCACCCTGCCGGGAACCACCCAGACGCTTACGAACTACGCCGGCCAGGCCTGCGCGGGCGGCGGGCAAGTCAGCCTGCGCACCGCGTTTGCCCTCTCCTGCAACACCGCGTTCGTGGAGATGGGCTTAGACATTGGCGCCGACGCTCTGCGCAAAGCCGCCGAGGGCTTCGGCGTAGGCCAAACCTACGACCTGGGCCTGCCGATGGCCCCCGGCGCGCTCGGCGACGTGGCCGACCAGGGTGCTTTAGGGCAGTCCTCGATCGGGCAGCGCGACGTCACCATGTCGGCCCTGCAAGCTGCGGTGATGGCGGCGACGGTGGCTAACGACGGCAAGCGGATGGAACCACACGTGGTCTCCAAGATCACCGCCCCCGACCTGACCACGATCCGCACGAATGACGCGAAGGAAGCAGCCCAGGCGGTCTCGCCTGAGATTGCGGCAACGCTGACGGACCTGATGCGCGATTCGGAGCGCAACACGTACGGCTACCGGGGCGACGACATCGCGTCGAAGACCGGTACGGCGGAGCACGGTGACGGCTCCGTGGGACCGCATACCTGGTACGTGGCGTTTACTCCCAGTGAGGGCGCTGATGTGGCGGTGGCGGTCGTCGTGAAGAATGGTGGCCACCAGGGTAATTCTGCAACTGGCGGCTCTGTAGCCTCCCCGATTGGGCGCGCGGTCATTGACGCCGCGCGCGCCGCGTTGAATTAA
- a CDS encoding serine/threonine-protein kinase, with product MSTVWLADDTVNDREVAIKALRPEYSNSPEFLERFRNEANAAMDIDSPNVVATYDYREVPDQYGTTFCFIVMEFIRGESLADLLARRSILPEEEALQILYQAASGLAAIHEKGLVHRDIKPGNLMITQNGVIKISDFGIAKAAAAVPLTRTGMVVGTAQYVSPEQAQGKNLTSASDVYSWGVVGYEMLSGHRPFTGDSSVSVVLAHINQAPAALSTAISAETRELISIAMRKVPAERFATGTEAAGATAEVLGGQRPTDPRGTTGSMTAVLGPDADASTAMLTTARPQPAPAPRPAPAAPVAPREVGRREATPKKGNGFAIGLGIAVLIAALGAGGLWWMSSSNSKLEPETPTTTQQTMVVTETVTPTVTTQAPPPTTSARPEPTTPEVTETDEPTLRPTTPATTAPTRASTPAEQPELPPTTQQAPEATTAPANPVAEPVFPNSTPGGELAQ from the coding sequence ATGTCCACGGTATGGCTTGCCGACGACACCGTAAACGACCGCGAAGTGGCCATCAAAGCGTTACGGCCCGAGTACTCCAACAGCCCCGAATTCTTAGAACGCTTCCGCAACGAAGCGAACGCGGCGATGGACATCGACTCCCCGAACGTGGTGGCCACCTACGACTACCGGGAAGTGCCCGACCAGTACGGGACCACGTTCTGCTTCATCGTCATGGAATTTATTCGCGGCGAATCGCTGGCCGACCTGCTGGCGCGCCGCAGCATCCTGCCGGAAGAAGAGGCCCTGCAGATCCTGTACCAGGCAGCCTCCGGCCTGGCCGCCATCCACGAAAAGGGCCTGGTCCACCGGGACATTAAGCCCGGCAACCTGATGATCACCCAGAATGGGGTCATCAAGATTTCGGACTTCGGCATCGCGAAAGCTGCCGCCGCCGTCCCGCTGACGCGCACCGGCATGGTCGTGGGCACCGCCCAATACGTGTCCCCCGAACAGGCGCAGGGCAAAAACCTGACGTCCGCCTCCGACGTGTACTCGTGGGGCGTCGTGGGCTACGAGATGCTCTCCGGGCACCGCCCGTTCACCGGGGACTCTTCGGTATCCGTGGTGCTGGCGCACATCAACCAAGCCCCAGCCGCTTTATCGACGGCCATCTCGGCCGAAACCCGCGAACTGATCAGCATCGCGATGCGCAAGGTGCCCGCTGAACGGTTCGCCACCGGCACCGAAGCAGCCGGCGCGACCGCCGAAGTCCTCGGCGGCCAGCGTCCGACGGACCCACGCGGGACCACCGGCTCCATGACGGCAGTCCTGGGCCCCGACGCGGATGCGTCCACCGCCATGCTCACGACCGCACGCCCGCAGCCCGCGCCGGCACCACGCCCGGCCCCTGCTGCGCCGGTGGCTCCGCGGGAGGTGGGACGTCGCGAAGCAACCCCAAAGAAGGGCAACGGCTTCGCCATCGGGCTGGGCATAGCCGTGTTGATCGCGGCGCTTGGCGCCGGCGGCCTGTGGTGGATGAGCAGCAGCAACTCCAAGCTGGAGCCAGAAACGCCGACCACCACCCAGCAGACCATGGTGGTCACCGAAACCGTCACCCCGACCGTGACCACGCAGGCACCGCCACCGACGACGAGCGCCCGCCCCGAGCCGACAACCCCGGAAGTCACCGAAACCGACGAGCCCACGCTGCGGCCCACCACCCCAGCGACGACCGCCCCCACGCGGGCCAGCACCCCGGCTGAGCAGCCAGAGCTGCCGCCGACCACGCAACAAGCCCCCGAGGCAACCACGGCCCCCGCAAACCCCGTGGCCGAACCCGTATTCCCGAACAGCACGCCAGGAGGTGAGCTAGCACAATGA
- the pknB gene encoding Stk1 family PASTA domain-containing Ser/Thr kinase has protein sequence MTLIADRYELGDVIGTGGMSDVYAATDTLLGRDVAIKMLRLEMARDLNFRERFRREAHNSGKLNHPAIVAVYDTGETLIDGTSVPYIVMERIVGSTLRDIVQDHGPMEPTEAAATLIPVCDALQASHDAGIVHRDVKPANIMITNTGDVKVMDFGIARALDDSTSAMTQTSAVIGTAQYLSPEQARGKAADARSDIYGLGCVLYELLTGKPPFQGETPFAVAYQHVQENAEPPSNFIPGLTPTEAVNVDAVVLTAMAKHPGDRYQTAIDMANDLELLSRNAVTQAARTHVTPHEAPTDIEPGAPAARGAAAAGAGAGVAAQPAQIPPQGGTHRRAERGSAWLKWVAAVLAVVVVGVGGAFAYDYFTESRATAHAVTVPDVEGMDRAAAVKQLENLGLLVDVTEEPSPDVPRGTVLRTNPSANSQLQRGTAIMVVVSAGKEITDVPDVTGKKLSDASKLLDEAGLALAQNVREESSTDVPEGEIISQHPAAGAQLSKGSEVIVTVSTGAEELRVPDVRGMTGAQATTILQDLGFEVSVTPIDGYERAEQVVGVSGLGGYRPKGSVITLEVSRGNLIMMPDITRMTPSGALDALRAAGWQGQESQLRQGETVKTALPTDAERIAVVSPEPGTPIRNNQTIDIRLYRFDLSALAN, from the coding sequence ATGACACTGATCGCAGACCGTTACGAACTCGGCGATGTCATTGGCACCGGCGGCATGTCGGACGTCTACGCCGCCACCGACACACTGCTCGGACGCGACGTCGCCATCAAAATGCTGCGCCTAGAAATGGCCCGCGACCTCAACTTCCGCGAACGATTCCGCCGCGAAGCCCACAACTCGGGCAAACTCAACCACCCCGCGATCGTGGCCGTCTACGACACCGGCGAGACGCTTATCGACGGCACCTCCGTCCCCTACATCGTCATGGAACGCATCGTCGGGTCCACCCTGCGCGACATCGTCCAAGACCACGGGCCGATGGAACCCACCGAAGCGGCCGCCACGCTCATCCCCGTCTGCGACGCGCTGCAAGCCAGCCACGACGCCGGCATCGTCCACCGCGACGTCAAACCTGCCAACATCATGATCACCAACACCGGTGACGTGAAAGTCATGGACTTCGGCATCGCGCGCGCTTTGGACGACTCCACCTCCGCCATGACGCAAACCTCCGCAGTCATCGGCACCGCCCAATACCTCTCCCCCGAACAAGCCCGCGGCAAAGCAGCCGACGCACGCTCCGACATCTACGGCCTCGGGTGCGTCCTCTACGAACTTCTCACCGGGAAACCACCCTTCCAAGGCGAAACCCCCTTCGCCGTGGCGTACCAACACGTCCAAGAAAACGCCGAACCGCCGTCCAACTTCATCCCCGGTTTGACGCCCACGGAAGCCGTCAACGTAGACGCCGTGGTCTTGACCGCCATGGCAAAACACCCCGGCGACCGCTACCAAACCGCCATCGACATGGCCAACGACCTGGAACTACTCTCCCGCAACGCAGTCACCCAAGCCGCCCGCACCCACGTGACACCCCACGAGGCGCCCACGGACATCGAACCCGGCGCGCCGGCGGCACGCGGAGCAGCAGCCGCCGGGGCTGGTGCTGGGGTTGCTGCACAGCCGGCGCAGATCCCGCCGCAGGGTGGGACACACCGCCGCGCTGAAAGAGGCTCCGCGTGGTTGAAGTGGGTGGCCGCGGTGCTTGCGGTCGTCGTCGTTGGCGTGGGTGGAGCCTTCGCCTACGACTACTTCACCGAATCCCGGGCAACCGCACACGCCGTCACGGTCCCCGACGTAGAAGGCATGGACCGCGCAGCCGCCGTCAAACAGCTAGAGAACCTGGGCCTGCTCGTCGACGTCACCGAGGAGCCCAGCCCCGACGTGCCACGCGGCACCGTGCTGCGCACCAACCCGTCGGCGAACTCGCAGCTACAGCGCGGCACCGCGATCATGGTCGTGGTTTCTGCAGGTAAAGAAATCACCGACGTCCCCGACGTGACCGGCAAGAAACTCTCCGACGCATCCAAGCTTCTCGACGAAGCCGGCCTGGCGCTCGCCCAAAACGTGCGGGAGGAATCCTCCACCGACGTACCCGAAGGCGAAATCATCAGCCAACACCCAGCCGCCGGTGCCCAACTATCCAAAGGCTCTGAAGTCATCGTCACCGTATCCACCGGCGCAGAAGAACTGCGCGTCCCCGACGTACGCGGCATGACCGGCGCCCAGGCCACCACTATCCTGCAGGACCTGGGCTTCGAAGTTTCCGTGACACCCATCGACGGGTACGAACGCGCCGAACAGGTCGTGGGCGTCTCCGGACTGGGCGGATACCGGCCGAAAGGTTCCGTGATCACCCTCGAAGTCTCGCGCGGGAACCTCATCATGATGCCCGACATCACCCGCATGACCCCCTCCGGCGCACTCGACGCCCTGCGCGCAGCCGGATGGCAAGGCCAAGAATCGCAGCTCCGGCAGGGAGAAACGGTCAAGACCGCGCTGCCTACCGACGCCGAACGCATCGCCGTCGTCTCCCCTGAACCCGGCACGCCGATCCGGAATAACCAGACGATCGATATCCGGTTGTACCGATTCGACCTCAGCGCGCTGGCGAACTAG
- a CDS encoding MetQ/NlpA family ABC transporter substrate-binding protein yields the protein MSFLKKVTTLAATAAVGLSLAACGGGETDDQTIRVATSPGPYSVLFQDGIDPILTEAGYKIKYTEFTDLRQADVSVQEGSTDLNVDQHTSYMNNFNKETGANLAAITPIPTVPAGIYSQRHNDISQVADGHKVGIPADASNQSRAFLILADAGWITLKEGANPGLLTTKDVEENRYNLDIQPMDSSTIPRALGDLDWAIIPGAISYSAKVDPALQYFQENLRPELILQAVVRSEDKDSEWAKAVAEAYRNPKFHEFLDQENKNNYWFVPDEIK from the coding sequence ATGTCTTTCCTCAAGAAAGTCACCACCCTCGCTGCTACAGCTGCCGTCGGCCTGTCCCTTGCCGCCTGCGGTGGTGGGGAAACCGATGACCAGACGATTCGCGTGGCCACTTCCCCTGGCCCGTACTCTGTTCTCTTCCAAGATGGCATCGATCCAATCCTGACCGAAGCCGGCTACAAGATTAAGTACACGGAGTTCACCGATCTGCGTCAGGCGGATGTTTCCGTGCAAGAAGGTTCTACGGACCTGAATGTGGACCAGCACACCTCCTACATGAATAACTTCAACAAGGAGACGGGCGCGAACTTGGCCGCAATTACGCCGATCCCGACGGTCCCAGCGGGTATTTACTCGCAGCGCCACAACGACATCAGCCAGGTCGCCGATGGCCACAAGGTGGGTATCCCGGCGGACGCCTCCAACCAGTCCCGCGCATTCCTCATACTTGCCGACGCCGGCTGGATCACCCTCAAGGAAGGCGCAAACCCTGGCCTTCTGACCACCAAGGATGTGGAAGAAAACCGCTACAACCTGGACATCCAGCCGATGGATTCTTCCACAATTCCACGCGCTTTGGGCGACCTGGACTGGGCGATTATCCCTGGCGCAATCTCTTATTCTGCGAAGGTGGATCCAGCGTTGCAGTACTTCCAGGAGAACCTGCGCCCTGAGCTAATTCTGCAGGCTGTGGTCCGTTCGGAGGATAAGGATTCCGAGTGGGCGAAGGCCGTCGCGGAGGCGTACCGCAACCCCAAGTTCCACGAGTTCCTGGATCAGGAGAACAAGAATAACTACTGGTTCGTCCCGGACGAGATCAAGTAA
- a CDS encoding methionine ABC transporter ATP-binding protein: MAHTHGPAVSFRNVTKSYDEVTAVDDISFDIPRGTICGIVGTSGAGKSTLLRTVNGLEKPTSGTIETLGEEPARLSTSALRTLRRKVGMVFQHYNLVGSKTVAENVAMPLLLAGVAQEERERRVAEALSLVGLAERASHRPTQLSGGQQQRVGIARALVTNPEILLCDEPTSALDPITTAQILELLARINRELGLTIIVITHQMSVVARIADDVAVLENGSLIEHGPVEKVFAQPVQPLTRRFVETVIPQRLPDDVRTRARSKPTDVLVRVVHTGGAAASLIGDLSSTYPVKVSLLHAADAPLRRTTVGTLVLAISGASSDVDAALADAHSRPNVNVEVLP, translated from the coding sequence ATGGCGCACACTCACGGACCAGCGGTCTCGTTTCGGAATGTCACGAAGTCTTATGACGAGGTAACCGCAGTCGACGACATCAGCTTCGATATCCCACGCGGCACCATCTGCGGCATCGTGGGCACGTCGGGGGCCGGCAAGTCCACCCTGCTGCGCACGGTCAATGGATTGGAAAAGCCCACCTCAGGCACGATTGAGACTTTAGGCGAGGAACCCGCTCGCTTATCGACGTCCGCGTTGCGCACCTTGCGGCGCAAGGTTGGCATGGTTTTCCAGCACTACAACCTCGTCGGTTCCAAAACGGTCGCGGAGAATGTGGCCATGCCCCTTCTCCTGGCGGGCGTGGCACAGGAGGAACGTGAGCGTCGAGTAGCAGAGGCGCTGAGCCTCGTCGGCCTTGCCGAGCGTGCCAGCCACCGCCCTACACAATTGTCCGGCGGTCAGCAGCAGCGTGTCGGTATCGCGCGCGCCCTGGTGACCAACCCGGAAATCCTGCTCTGCGACGAACCAACCAGCGCCCTCGACCCGATCACCACCGCCCAAATCTTGGAACTGCTGGCGCGGATTAACCGAGAACTGGGACTCACGATCATCGTGATTACTCACCAGATGAGCGTGGTTGCTCGCATCGCCGACGATGTCGCCGTCCTAGAAAACGGCAGTTTGATTGAGCATGGGCCCGTCGAGAAAGTGTTTGCCCAACCGGTCCAACCACTGACCCGACGCTTCGTGGAGACCGTCATTCCGCAACGCCTCCCCGACGACGTGCGTACCCGCGCCCGCTCCAAGCCCACCGACGTGCTCGTGCGCGTCGTCCACACAGGCGGTGCCGCGGCCTCGTTAATCGGTGACTTGAGCAGTACATATCCGGTGAAGGTATCGCTATTACACGCGGCGGACGCCCCACTGCGGCGTACGACCGTCGGCACGCTAGTGTTGGCCATCTCCGGAGCCTCTAGCGACGTGGACGCCGCGCTTGCCGACGCCCACTCGCGCCCCAATGTGAACGTGGAGGTACTCCCATGA
- a CDS encoding methionine ABC transporter permease, protein MTWWQETFDTRVGLGDYLSAGYETLYMVFVSLFVGTLIGIPLALALVLYRPGGLLKNTVLYNVVNAVVNLVRSLPFIILMVAIIPFTRLLVGTSIGTTAALVPLTLYIAPFIARLIESALLDVDPGIVEAAEAMGATTWQTIRHFLLPEAKPSIILALTTSTVGLIGATAMAGTIGGGGVGDLAISYGYQQFDTVAIVMTVIILVVVVQLIQSLGNWLARRARTH, encoded by the coding sequence ATGACCTGGTGGCAAGAAACCTTTGATACCCGCGTTGGCCTCGGCGATTACCTATCCGCCGGCTACGAAACCCTCTACATGGTGTTCGTCTCCCTATTCGTGGGCACGCTGATCGGCATCCCACTAGCACTGGCACTCGTGCTGTACCGGCCCGGTGGCCTGCTGAAGAACACCGTCCTATACAACGTTGTGAACGCGGTGGTGAACCTCGTACGTTCCCTGCCGTTCATCATCTTGATGGTGGCGATCATCCCGTTCACCCGCCTGCTGGTAGGCACATCAATTGGCACGACAGCCGCGTTAGTTCCATTGACGCTGTACATCGCACCGTTTATCGCCAGGCTCATCGAATCCGCCCTCTTAGACGTCGATCCCGGCATCGTTGAAGCGGCAGAAGCGATGGGCGCAACAACGTGGCAAACCATCCGCCACTTCCTGCTCCCCGAAGCTAAGCCTTCAATCATCCTGGCACTAACCACCTCCACCGTGGGCCTGATTGGTGCTACCGCGATGGCCGGAACTATCGGCGGCGGCGGCGTGGGTGACCTGGCTATTTCCTACGGTTACCAGCAATTCGATACCGTCGCGATTGTCATGACCGTCATCATCTTGGTCGTCGTCGTGCAGCTCATTCAGTCGCTGGGAAACTGGCTGGCCCGGCGCGCGCGAACCCACTAA
- a CDS encoding LppP/LprE family lipoprotein, whose amino-acid sequence MKTRLVGVTALALGLTVAGCGTAHNKAQEEPEVVTVTSTITEEPTPEPSTVVVTETSTASQNSAACGTQDGLTAVRENIHTLKPDKYQWDADCPDLSGYDPCADLSWAAIHVYGGTGSSPIHFMLFHKGEYVGTATEQPEGLLPSVDRLSDDAFRIIYSAPREGESNSEASGAWYRVFNWSDAENRVIGSERISPD is encoded by the coding sequence ATGAAGACTCGACTAGTCGGAGTCACAGCTCTCGCGCTCGGTCTCACCGTCGCTGGTTGTGGGACGGCACATAATAAGGCGCAGGAAGAACCCGAAGTCGTCACCGTGACCAGCACGATTACGGAGGAACCTACCCCGGAACCATCCACCGTGGTGGTCACGGAAACCTCAACGGCATCCCAGAACAGCGCAGCATGCGGAACCCAAGACGGTCTTACGGCAGTTCGGGAAAACATTCACACGCTGAAGCCTGACAAGTACCAGTGGGATGCTGATTGCCCCGACCTCAGCGGCTATGACCCGTGCGCGGACCTATCCTGGGCGGCCATCCATGTATATGGCGGGACTGGTTCCTCCCCGATTCATTTCATGCTCTTCCACAAGGGTGAATACGTGGGCACGGCTACCGAGCAGCCGGAAGGTCTTTTGCCCAGCGTTGATCGTCTCAGCGACGACGCTTTCCGAATCATCTACTCGGCTCCACGCGAAGGCGAAAGTAATTCAGAGGCCTCCGGGGCGTGGTATCGCGTATTCAACTGGTCGGACGCGGAAAACCGCGTCATCGGCAGTGAGCGCATCTCACCAGACTAA